In a single window of the Anaerotruncus rubiinfantis genome:
- a CDS encoding aminotransferase class V-fold PLP-dependent enzyme, which yields MRKLYFDNASTSFPKPREVSESIFHYMTQVGSNINRGCYEQAYQVEETVYETRRLLCELFGGQDCKNAVFTKNVTESLNLLMKGYLRPGDHVLVSSMEHNAVMRPLTQLSQSGVSFSRVPCSEKGELSPEMLQAYLRENTKAVVMTHASNVCGTLLPVREVGRFCRANGLRFFVDAAQTAGVWPIDMEEMCIDALAFTGHKGLLGPQGIGGFLLREEMIPLLEPLISGGTGSLSHTEEIPDFMPDRFEPGTMNLPGIIGLHAGLLWLQKTGITAVREHELQLTGRFLAGLEPLENSGLLRVVGKKDTAGRTGVVSLQTPGQDISHVACQLDDAYGIMTRVGLHCAPAAHKTLGTYPTGTIRFSFGWWNSGDEVDAAVHALHKILEAGNGI from the coding sequence TTGCGGAAACTGTATTTTGACAATGCCAGCACATCCTTTCCCAAACCGCGGGAGGTTTCGGAAAGCATCTTCCATTACATGACCCAGGTGGGCAGCAATATCAACCGTGGGTGCTACGAGCAGGCTTATCAGGTTGAGGAGACGGTTTACGAAACCCGCCGGCTTCTGTGTGAACTGTTTGGCGGGCAGGATTGTAAGAACGCCGTGTTTACAAAAAACGTGACCGAGAGCCTGAATCTGCTGATGAAGGGATATCTGAGGCCGGGCGACCATGTGTTGGTGTCCTCCATGGAGCATAACGCCGTAATGCGTCCGCTTACGCAGCTCTCCCAAAGCGGCGTAAGCTTTTCCCGCGTACCCTGCAGCGAAAAGGGAGAGCTTTCGCCGGAAATGCTGCAGGCATATCTGCGCGAAAATACAAAAGCGGTTGTGATGACCCATGCGAGCAATGTATGCGGCACGCTTCTGCCGGTTCGGGAAGTCGGGCGGTTTTGCAGGGCCAACGGCCTGCGATTCTTTGTGGACGCGGCACAGACCGCCGGGGTGTGGCCGATCGACATGGAGGAAATGTGTATCGACGCGCTGGCGTTCACCGGCCACAAAGGATTGCTGGGGCCGCAGGGGATCGGCGGGTTTCTGCTGCGGGAGGAGATGATCCCCTTGTTGGAGCCGCTTATTTCCGGCGGGACTGGAAGCCTCAGCCACACGGAGGAGATCCCGGATTTTATGCCGGACCGCTTTGAGCCAGGCACCATGAATCTGCCGGGAATCATCGGGCTTCACGCTGGACTGCTGTGGCTGCAAAAAACAGGGATCACGGCTGTCCGTGAGCATGAACTTCAGCTCACAGGCCGTTTCCTGGCAGGGTTGGAACCTTTGGAAAACAGCGGCCTGCTCCGCGTTGTGGGGAAAAAAGATACCGCGGGCAGAACTGGTGTGGTCTCCCTGCAAACGCCGGGACAGGATATTTCCCATGTGGCCTGCCAGCTGGATGACGCTTATGGGATCATGACCCGGGTGGGGCTGCACTGCGCGCCTGCCGCCCACAAAACGCTGGGCACCTATCCGACGGGCACCATCCGATTTTCCTTTGGATGGTGGAACAGCGGGGATGAGGTGGATGCGGCGGTTCATGCGCTGCACAAGATCCTGGAGGCGGGGAATGGAATTTAA
- a CDS encoding selenium metabolism-associated LysR family transcriptional regulator: protein MEFKQLQSFIAVAKYNSFTKAAERLYISQPTISAHIRALEEELRTRLILRTTKSIELTCNGQELYDYAVNIMELRDRMIKHCSEVEKKIIHLGASTIPSAYILPEVLPVYGKDHPEVYFIIHQSDSQTVADGLLDGVFDIGLMGMKSEDRRLDCTPFCQDHMVVITPVNEHFLALKEQAQTPVEILLKEPIILREKGSGSKKSIDYFLESLGVSEEDLQITARVNDQEAIKNLVAGGLGISITSEKAAHNFLIAKRLLMFELPEYSRKRDLYLALRKNSAPKSYVLEFAQFVKRHYEQA from the coding sequence ATGGAATTTAAACAGCTGCAGTCCTTTATCGCGGTGGCAAAGTATAACAGCTTTACAAAGGCGGCGGAACGGTTATACATCTCTCAGCCCACCATCAGCGCCCATATCCGGGCATTGGAGGAGGAGCTGCGCACCCGGCTGATCCTGCGAACGACGAAAAGCATTGAACTGACCTGCAACGGGCAGGAGCTGTATGACTATGCCGTCAATATTATGGAACTGCGGGACCGGATGATAAAGCACTGCTCTGAGGTGGAAAAAAAGATCATCCATCTGGGGGCGTCAACCATTCCCTCCGCTTACATCCTGCCGGAGGTTCTTCCCGTATATGGAAAGGACCATCCGGAGGTCTATTTCATCATCCACCAAAGCGACAGTCAGACGGTTGCGGACGGGCTGCTGGACGGAGTCTTTGACATCGGGCTTATGGGGATGAAGAGCGAGGACAGACGGCTTGACTGCACACCGTTTTGCCAGGACCATATGGTTGTGATTACACCGGTCAACGAGCATTTTCTGGCGCTGAAAGAACAGGCGCAGACCCCAGTTGAAATACTGCTCAAGGAACCCATCATCCTGCGGGAAAAAGGGAGCGGCAGCAAAAAAAGCATCGATTATTTTTTGGAGAGCCTAGGCGTTTCCGAGGAGGATCTTCAGATCACCGCCCGGGTCAACGACCAGGAGGCGATTAAAAACCTTGTCGCCGGCGGACTGGGAATCTCAATCACTTCCGAAAAGGCCGCTCACAATTTTCTCATAGCCAAAAGGCTGCTGATGTTCGAGCTACCGGAATACTCCCGGAAACGGGATCTCTATCTGGCTTTGCGGAAAAACAGCGCTCCCAAGAGTTATGTCCTGGAGTTCGCCCAGTTCGTAAAACGGCATTATGAGCAAGCTTAA
- a CDS encoding RraA family protein: MLGHEQLEALRYFDTPTVCNAIEFFKLRPRTCGFGLPGMVWRGGDSSKAIVGYAVTARVGAIFPETPEQKELKMQLYANARAVEGPSIICIQDTDPHPIGSFWGEVQASIFRSLGSVGTLTAGGVRDIPASDTLGFAFLSTHVLVSHANIHVEAINCPVQICGLEIRPGDLLHADMHGFTVVPGEIVDRLAAACEAAAASEEPVIGPCREAIERGERPTIEDLRAWNAKMGAERQKLNF; encoded by the coding sequence ATGTTGGGTCATGAACAGCTGGAAGCGCTGCGGTACTTTGACACCCCCACCGTCTGCAATGCAATCGAATTTTTCAAACTACGGCCGCGCACCTGCGGTTTCGGTCTGCCGGGGATGGTCTGGCGCGGCGGCGACAGCTCGAAAGCGATCGTCGGCTATGCCGTGACGGCGCGCGTCGGCGCCATTTTTCCGGAGACACCGGAGCAGAAAGAGCTAAAGATGCAGCTTTATGCAAACGCGCGGGCGGTTGAAGGGCCTTCGATCATCTGCATCCAGGACACGGATCCGCATCCAATCGGTTCCTTCTGGGGCGAAGTACAAGCCAGCATCTTTCGATCGCTCGGCAGCGTCGGGACTCTCACCGCGGGCGGCGTACGCGACATTCCCGCAAGCGATACGCTTGGATTCGCATTTCTCTCCACCCATGTACTTGTTTCCCATGCCAATATCCATGTGGAAGCAATCAACTGCCCGGTTCAGATCTGCGGGCTTGAAATCCGACCTGGAGACCTTCTCCACGCGGATATGCATGGCTTCACCGTGGTTCCCGGCGAGATTGTGGACCGGCTTGCGGCGGCCTGCGAAGCTGCCGCTGCAAGTGAGGAGCCTGTGATCGGCCCCTGCCGTGAAGCGATTGAACGCGGGGAGCGCCCGACGATTGAGGATCTTCGCGCCTGGAACGCAAAGATGGGCGCGGAGCGCCAGAAACTGAACTTCTGA
- a CDS encoding M20/M25/M40 family metallo-hydrolase, whose translation MNQELLSQFNAKAKEVKEDMIDFAQRLIRTPSESGKEGDVAQVILAELKKLDFDEAYVDPIGNVIGIIKGTGDGPNILYNCHMDHVAPGNLDDWEYPPYSAEIADGWIHGRAASDTKGAMAPQVYAAYLIKACGVKLKGDIILTFVVYEEPGDMWGAMHLTDTLKQPIAFAVLGEATGLDVYLGHRGKIEIEVISRGLMSHSSAPRLGINAVSKMAPFIVEIDKLSKDLPTDEFLGQGTQSMIHISCQPGWGCTVPDVCQVNVDYRFLPEQKSEDILAQYRAVADKLKAADPESNFDIRIRDLDHTSYTGFHEVCPLDKPAYLVPTDNEYVVKTVDSLKQLGQEPKFSRWDFGTDGAWLDRKLGIPTIGYSCCEEVYAHRPNDRVSIEKMEKCLLGNIAISCAVCEIDA comes from the coding sequence ATGAACCAGGAACTGTTGTCTCAGTTCAATGCCAAAGCGAAAGAAGTCAAAGAAGATATGATTGACTTCGCGCAACGCCTGATCCGCACGCCGAGTGAATCGGGGAAAGAAGGCGACGTCGCACAGGTGATCCTTGCCGAGCTTAAAAAGCTGGATTTTGATGAAGCGTATGTCGATCCGATTGGTAACGTTATCGGAATTATCAAAGGAACCGGAGACGGCCCGAACATCCTTTATAACTGCCATATGGACCATGTCGCTCCCGGCAATCTCGATGACTGGGAATATCCTCCTTACAGCGCCGAAATCGCGGACGGCTGGATTCACGGACGCGCCGCTTCGGATACCAAAGGCGCCATGGCCCCTCAGGTATATGCCGCCTATCTGATCAAAGCATGCGGTGTCAAGCTCAAGGGCGACATCATCCTCACCTTTGTGGTGTATGAGGAGCCGGGCGATATGTGGGGCGCCATGCACCTTACCGACACACTCAAACAACCCATCGCGTTTGCGGTTCTTGGTGAAGCGACGGGTCTCGATGTCTATCTTGGCCATCGCGGCAAGATTGAAATTGAGGTCATCAGTCGCGGCCTTATGAGCCATTCGAGCGCTCCGCGCCTGGGCATCAACGCCGTCTCCAAGATGGCGCCATTCATTGTCGAAATTGACAAGCTCTCGAAAGACCTGCCAACCGATGAATTCCTTGGCCAGGGCACCCAGAGCATGATTCATATCAGCTGCCAGCCTGGATGGGGCTGCACAGTTCCGGATGTCTGCCAGGTAAATGTTGATTACCGATTCCTGCCTGAGCAGAAATCGGAGGATATCCTTGCGCAGTATCGCGCCGTGGCCGATAAGCTGAAAGCGGCCGACCCGGAATCGAATTTTGATATCCGTATTCGGGATCTCGACCATACCAGTTACACCGGATTCCACGAGGTGTGCCCGCTGGACAAGCCCGCATATCTCGTCCCTACGGACAATGAATATGTTGTCAAAACAGTTGACAGCCTCAAGCAGCTCGGTCAGGAGCCCAAATTCAGCAGATGGGACTTCGGGACAGACGGCGCCTGGCTTGACCGCAAGCTTGGAATCCCGACCATCGGGTATTCCTGCTGCGAGGAGGTCTATGCGCACCGTCCGAACGACCGCGTCAGCATTGAAAAGATGGAAAAATGCCTGCTGGGCAATATTGCTATCAGCTGTGCGGTCTGTGAAATTGATGCCTGA
- a CDS encoding uracil-xanthine permease family protein, which produces MSNTTAASTEEMSYLSSKNILLGLQHLFAMFGSIVLTSRMAGLNTPVCMFTAGLGTLIFHLVTKGKVPIFVGASTAYVATIASVVFVTDASGNAVRHIENIPYVQGGVMAAGLVYCILACVAYFVGHERIKRWFPPIVVGPVIMVIGTKLAPKAIGMAQQNWLIAIITLAVVIYFNVYGKGLLKIIPILIGIASGYVCSIIYDMVAHPATPLVDFTPLAEASWIQPFWDFSGQFFSFPKFDMSIIFLIAPIAFVTFMEHIGDITTNGAVVGKDFLSDPGIHRTLLGDGLSTMASGFFGGNANTTFSQNTGLLAVTGAYNPKILRTAAVMAICLSLFGKLGGLLQSIPNAVIGGVSILLFGSIASIGVRTVAEAKIDFAQSRNIIIVAVILVIGLGLAADGVMVGTVKVSGLFLAVVAGVLCNSLLPKVPQKAD; this is translated from the coding sequence ATGAGTAACACCACCGCGGCATCGACAGAAGAAATGAGTTACCTGAGTTCAAAAAACATCCTGCTCGGCTTACAGCATCTGTTCGCAATGTTTGGGTCCATCGTTCTCACTTCGCGGATGGCCGGACTGAACACCCCGGTTTGCATGTTTACCGCGGGCCTCGGAACCCTGATTTTTCATCTGGTCACCAAAGGCAAAGTTCCGATCTTTGTCGGTGCATCTACCGCTTACGTTGCCACCATCGCCTCGGTCGTTTTCGTCACGGACGCGTCCGGAAATGCTGTCCGCCACATCGAGAACATCCCCTACGTGCAGGGCGGCGTTATGGCGGCTGGGCTTGTCTACTGCATCCTGGCGTGTGTCGCTTACTTCGTCGGCCATGAGCGGATCAAACGCTGGTTCCCGCCGATTGTCGTCGGCCCGGTTATCATGGTCATCGGTACCAAGCTCGCGCCGAAAGCGATCGGCATGGCGCAGCAGAACTGGCTGATCGCGATCATCACGCTTGCGGTCGTAATTTACTTCAATGTCTACGGAAAGGGACTGCTCAAAATTATCCCGATTCTCATCGGCATTGCTTCCGGCTATGTCTGCTCGATCATTTATGACATGGTTGCACATCCGGCGACCCCGCTGGTTGATTTCACCCCGCTTGCGGAAGCTTCCTGGATACAGCCTTTCTGGGATTTTTCCGGTCAGTTCTTCTCCTTCCCCAAATTTGACATGAGTATCATCTTCCTGATTGCGCCGATCGCGTTTGTGACCTTTATGGAGCATATCGGCGATATCACCACCAACGGCGCGGTTGTGGGAAAAGACTTCCTGTCTGACCCCGGTATCCACCGCACCCTGCTCGGCGACGGCCTTTCGACCATGGCTTCCGGTTTCTTCGGCGGCAACGCGAACACCACCTTCAGCCAGAACACCGGCCTGCTCGCCGTCACCGGCGCCTACAATCCGAAGATCCTGCGCACCGCGGCTGTCATGGCGATCTGCCTGAGCCTGTTTGGCAAACTCGGCGGGCTGCTCCAGTCGATCCCCAACGCGGTCATCGGCGGCGTTTCGATCCTGCTGTTTGGTTCCATCGCCTCGATCGGCGTACGCACAGTAGCGGAAGCGAAGATCGATTTCGCCCAGTCCCGCAACATCATCATCGTAGCGGTGATCCTGGTGATCGGTCTCGGTCTTGCGGCGGACGGCGTTATGGTCGGCACGGTCAAGGTTTCCGGACTGTTCCTCGCGGTTGTAGCGGGTGTTCTCTGCAACAGCCTGCTTCCAAAGGTCCCGCAGAAAGCCGATTAA
- a CDS encoding xanthine dehydrogenase family protein molybdopterin-binding subunit, with the protein MEFKNVNKTHERIDGMEKVTGKAIYGSDVRMLNMLYAKGVYSEYAHAKILSIDKSKALALEGVADVVVAKDLPGSKTIGEVVSDQYVLADDKVRMYGDVVAVVAAETPEIAAEAVKLVKVEYEPLPALHDPRTAINNPTVVTDLFPTNVYCDYVASNGDIEKGFAESDLIFEQDYETSWQEHVYTEPEVVIGIPSIHDGAVTVYGCLQNLYMARESVCQCLNIPMSRVTIRQTVIGGSFGGKQESTVSIAVRAALLAVRTKRPIKYLLTREESVRETFKRHPFYMHMKIGVTKDGMLRAISGDFISDAGAYVNKAKGIMGKAITLGAGPYNSPSAYFYGRAVMTNNIHTGSYQGFGNPQGIFARECAMTEVAEKLGLSPYEFRRRNIMKTGDVNGTGQKMDWCRIGALDVLDAAAKEIDFENKYWKYSRENKGSVRRGVGISCSLRGNSVGTVIQDNGRVYIEVEEDGSVLVSIGLAEIGQGLLTTMKIMTAEALGCDINRITINDPDTSRAPLTGAALASRGTYLGGHAINDAAAKIHAIVSEALCEKYEIAPEEIHYYDDKVTFGETEMPFDKAVKLCYDSGRTAASVGNYKTPPLTWDGKTGHGDAFYMFTFSCAMVEVEVDMDTGKTEVLKSVAAHDVGRAINPQMAKGQIVGGLVGAQGWALTEDLGCKDGVIRNLNYDNYIIPTTMDVREVVPIIVENPDPRGPYGARSLGEPAFDPCGAAYVNAVNHAMGNGKHIRSLPANLEAVFFCEEEKQ; encoded by the coding sequence TTGGAATTCAAGAACGTCAATAAGACGCATGAGCGCATAGACGGCATGGAGAAAGTCACCGGCAAGGCGATCTACGGCTCCGACGTCCGGATGCTCAATATGCTGTACGCCAAAGGCGTGTATTCAGAATATGCGCACGCAAAGATCCTTTCGATTGATAAGTCCAAAGCGCTGGCGCTGGAAGGCGTGGCGGATGTGGTGGTTGCAAAGGATTTGCCCGGCTCAAAAACGATCGGCGAGGTCGTTTCGGACCAGTATGTCCTCGCGGACGACAAGGTGCGCATGTACGGCGACGTGGTCGCCGTCGTGGCGGCCGAAACCCCGGAGATTGCCGCTGAGGCAGTCAAACTGGTCAAAGTGGAGTACGAGCCGCTGCCCGCGCTGCATGATCCGCGCACGGCGATCAACAATCCCACCGTGGTTACCGACCTGTTCCCGACCAACGTTTACTGCGATTATGTCGCGTCGAACGGAGACATCGAAAAAGGCTTCGCGGAATCTGACCTCATCTTTGAGCAGGACTACGAGACCAGCTGGCAGGAGCATGTCTACACCGAACCGGAGGTCGTCATCGGCATCCCGAGCATCCACGACGGCGCGGTCACCGTTTATGGCTGCCTGCAAAACCTCTATATGGCGCGCGAATCGGTCTGCCAGTGCCTGAATATCCCGATGTCCCGCGTAACCATCCGGCAGACGGTCATTGGCGGCAGCTTTGGCGGCAAACAGGAGAGCACGGTTTCCATCGCGGTGCGCGCGGCTTTGCTCGCGGTGCGTACCAAGCGGCCGATCAAATATTTGCTGACGCGTGAGGAGTCGGTGCGCGAGACTTTCAAGCGGCATCCGTTTTATATGCACATGAAAATCGGCGTCACAAAGGACGGCATGCTGCGCGCGATTTCCGGCGATTTCATCTCGGACGCGGGCGCTTATGTGAACAAAGCCAAGGGCATCATGGGCAAGGCGATCACCCTCGGCGCGGGACCGTACAATTCCCCAAGCGCCTACTTCTATGGACGCGCGGTAATGACCAACAACATCCACACCGGCTCCTACCAGGGCTTCGGCAACCCGCAGGGAATCTTCGCGCGGGAGTGCGCGATGACCGAGGTCGCTGAAAAACTCGGTCTTTCGCCTTATGAATTCCGCCGCCGCAACATCATGAAAACCGGCGATGTCAACGGAACCGGCCAGAAGATGGACTGGTGCCGCATCGGCGCGCTCGATGTGCTCGACGCCGCCGCGAAAGAGATCGACTTCGAAAATAAATACTGGAAATATTCCCGAGAAAACAAAGGCAGCGTCCGCCGCGGCGTCGGGATCTCCTGCAGCCTGCGCGGAAACAGCGTCGGAACGGTGATCCAGGATAACGGTCGCGTCTACATAGAAGTCGAAGAGGACGGCAGCGTGCTGGTTTCGATCGGCCTTGCGGAGATCGGACAGGGGCTTCTCACCACCATGAAGATCATGACGGCAGAAGCGCTCGGCTGTGACATCAACCGCATCACCATCAACGATCCCGATACCAGCCGGGCTCCGCTCACCGGCGCGGCGCTCGCTTCCCGCGGCACCTATCTCGGCGGCCACGCGATCAACGACGCCGCTGCGAAAATTCACGCAATCGTCTCCGAGGCGCTGTGCGAAAAATATGAGATTGCTCCGGAAGAAATCCATTACTACGACGATAAGGTGACCTTCGGCGAGACCGAAATGCCGTTTGATAAGGCGGTGAAACTCTGTTACGACAGCGGCCGCACCGCCGCAAGCGTCGGCAACTACAAGACCCCGCCGCTCACCTGGGACGGCAAGACCGGACACGGAGACGCTTTTTATATGTTTACCTTCTCCTGCGCAATGGTCGAAGTGGAAGTGGATATGGACACCGGTAAGACCGAAGTGCTCAAGTCTGTCGCGGCGCATGATGTGGGCCGCGCGATCAACCCGCAGATGGCCAAGGGCCAGATTGTCGGCGGGCTGGTCGGCGCACAGGGCTGGGCGCTTACCGAGGACCTCGGCTGCAAGGATGGTGTGATCAGGAACCTCAACTACGACAATTACATCATCCCGACCACAATGGATGTGCGAGAAGTCGTGCCGATCATCGTGGAAAATCCCGATCCGCGCGGCCCATATGGCGCACGTTCGCTCGGTGAACCCGCGTTCGATCCCTGCGGCGCGGCCTATGTCAACGCGGTCAACCACGCCATGGGCAACGGGAAACATATCCGCAGCCTTCCGGCGAACCTGGAAGCGGTATTTTTCTGCGAGGAGGAGAAACAATGA
- a CDS encoding FAD binding domain-containing protein, with protein MSIKIKGFLRAVTVTQALAYAAQYPGETVYLAGGTDVMVQAREDDRFAQKYLVDITGIRELTGISQTADTLQIGALATHAAVHESSLVQKYAELLSQAALTVGSPQIRNRGTIGGNIANASPAADDLSALAALGAKVLVKCVDGTEKLMTLTEVISRPYRNSLTNGELITSVIVPKYDGYRAYFYKLGRRNSLSISRMTIAACLKTDAQNRVEDLKLAVGSVFPQPVVFEEINRTLVGKIPSEAELSAFAKQVSDKIPEIAGIRPTTKYKQPVCQKLCERVLRELLGGEKIG; from the coding sequence ATGAGCATCAAGATCAAAGGGTTTCTGCGCGCGGTCACTGTGACGCAGGCGCTTGCCTATGCTGCGCAGTATCCAGGCGAAACCGTCTATCTCGCGGGCGGTACCGATGTGATGGTTCAGGCGCGTGAAGACGACCGTTTCGCGCAGAAATACCTTGTGGACATCACGGGCATCCGGGAGCTGACCGGGATTTCACAAACAGCTGACACCCTTCAAATTGGCGCGCTGGCAACCCATGCCGCCGTGCATGAGTCCTCGCTGGTGCAGAAATATGCCGAACTGCTTTCGCAGGCGGCGCTGACGGTCGGCTCCCCGCAGATCCGCAACCGCGGCACCATCGGCGGCAATATCGCAAATGCCTCTCCGGCGGCGGATGACCTTTCGGCACTGGCGGCGCTTGGCGCAAAAGTGCTGGTGAAATGTGTGGACGGCACCGAAAAGCTGATGACGCTCACCGAGGTTATTTCACGGCCCTACCGCAACAGCCTGACAAATGGCGAGCTGATCACCAGCGTGATTGTCCCGAAATATGACGGATATCGTGCGTATTTTTATAAACTTGGACGGCGCAATTCCCTTTCGATCTCCCGCATGACGATTGCGGCGTGCCTCAAAACCGATGCACAGAATCGCGTGGAGGATCTCAAATTGGCAGTCGGTTCGGTTTTCCCACAGCCGGTCGTATTCGAAGAGATCAACCGCACGCTTGTGGGGAAAATCCCTTCCGAAGCGGAACTTTCGGCATTTGCGAAACAGGTCTCGGATAAGATCCCGGAAATCGCGGGTATCCGGCCCACCACAAAGTATAAACAGCCCGTCTGTCAGAAGCTCTGTGAACGGGTGCTGAGAGAACTCCTGGGAGGTGAAAAAATTGGATAA
- a CDS encoding (2Fe-2S)-binding protein gives MDKITISFTLNGKPYTVATRPDIRMLDVLRDDLNLTGTKEGCGIGECGACTVLVNGEAMHSCMVISGQMDGKDILTVEGLSETEIGKTLQRCFLEEGAVQCGYCTPGMLMSAYALLRRNSNPTRDEVRLALSGNLCRCTGYIPIINAVQKVNEKLNASR, from the coding sequence TTGGATAAAATTACAATTTCCTTCACTTTGAACGGAAAGCCCTATACCGTTGCAACCCGTCCGGATATCCGTATGCTGGATGTCCTGCGCGACGATTTGAACCTCACCGGTACCAAGGAGGGATGCGGCATCGGCGAATGCGGGGCCTGCACCGTGCTTGTAAACGGCGAGGCCATGCATTCGTGTATGGTGATTTCCGGCCAGATGGACGGAAAGGATATCCTCACGGTGGAAGGCCTCAGCGAAACAGAAATCGGGAAGACCCTGCAGCGCTGTTTCCTTGAGGAAGGAGCTGTGCAGTGCGGATACTGTACGCCGGGCATGCTGATGAGCGCGTATGCGCTGCTGCGCAGGAACTCCAACCCCACGCGCGACGAAGTCCGGCTTGCGCTTTCGGGTAATCTGTGCCGCTGCACCGGCTATATCCCAATCATCAATGCGGTGCAGAAGGTCAATGAGAAGCTGAATGCTTCCCGGTGA
- the hydA gene encoding dihydropyrimidinase, protein MKYELLIKNGHVYAPRDLGVVDIAVTDGKIAKVGKGLDVEAVRVIDAFGKTVIPGAIETHAHMNMPFAGTKTMNDFYDGTMSGAFGGVTTLVDFAQQIKGVPLIMACEDRVKEAKGHAVVDYGFHATITTVDDETIDAIPKLMEMGFTSFKVHTTYKDGGLYIDTPGLRRTFAAIAKAGGIVTVHAENDDMIEAAKNRLLAEGKTGAVYFPQYKPDEAEAEAVDRCIEIAKETGCKLLIRHISSAAGAKSVAAAQKAGYPVYGETCPQYLAFTREVYTQENGRDYILHPPIRGAADRDAIWGELVESDIKCTMATDDCGFYLSQKRMNDTFYGVPGGLPGIETRLVTLYEMGVAQGRISVGRMVEMLSTEPAKLYGIYPQKGVIAEGSDADIVVLDTGVSYALTAKDLHERSDYTPFEGMQMHAAVAQTVANGKVIVDGREFLGEEGAGRFLVRGKPQG, encoded by the coding sequence ATGAAATATGAACTGCTGATTAAAAACGGGCATGTCTATGCGCCGCGGGACCTTGGCGTTGTGGATATTGCGGTGACGGATGGGAAGATCGCCAAAGTGGGAAAAGGCCTTGATGTCGAGGCCGTCAGGGTCATAGATGCCTTTGGGAAAACAGTCATCCCCGGCGCAATCGAGACCCATGCGCATATGAACATGCCGTTCGCCGGAACCAAGACGATGAACGATTTTTACGACGGCACCATGTCGGGCGCGTTTGGCGGCGTGACCACGCTGGTCGACTTCGCCCAGCAGATCAAGGGCGTGCCGCTCATCATGGCCTGCGAGGACCGCGTCAAGGAGGCGAAGGGTCACGCTGTGGTCGATTACGGTTTTCACGCGACCATCACGACGGTGGACGACGAGACGATCGACGCGATTCCCAAGCTGATGGAGATGGGTTTCACCTCCTTCAAGGTCCATACGACCTATAAGGACGGCGGGCTTTACATCGATACCCCCGGGCTCCGGCGGACTTTTGCCGCAATTGCAAAGGCGGGTGGAATCGTGACGGTGCACGCCGAAAACGATGATATGATCGAAGCCGCCAAAAACCGCCTGCTCGCGGAAGGAAAGACCGGCGCGGTCTATTTTCCGCAATATAAGCCCGATGAGGCGGAAGCGGAAGCAGTAGACCGCTGTATTGAAATCGCGAAAGAGACTGGCTGCAAGCTGCTGATCCGGCACATCTCGAGCGCGGCTGGCGCCAAAAGCGTGGCGGCCGCGCAGAAAGCAGGGTATCCGGTCTATGGAGAGACCTGTCCGCAGTACCTTGCCTTCACACGCGAAGTTTATACGCAGGAAAACGGTCGGGACTACATTCTGCATCCGCCGATTCGCGGTGCGGCAGACCGGGACGCCATTTGGGGAGAGCTTGTTGAAAGCGATATAAAATGTACGATGGCAACCGATGACTGCGGCTTTTACCTGAGCCAAAAACGGATGAACGACACCTTCTACGGTGTGCCGGGAGGATTGCCGGGCATCGAGACAAGACTTGTAACACTGTATGAAATGGGCGTGGCGCAGGGCCGCATCAGTGTCGGCCGGATGGTTGAGATGCTTTCGACCGAGCCTGCGAAGCTCTATGGGATCTATCCCCAAAAGGGGGTCATTGCCGAAGGCAGCGACGCGGACATTGTGGTGCTCGACACCGGTGTTTCTTATGCGCTCACAGCAAAGGACTTGCATGAGCGCAGCGATTATACACCGTTCGAGGGCATGCAGATGCATGCCGCGGTGGCTCAGACAGTTGCAAACGGGAAGGTGATCGTGGACGGCCGGGAATTCTTAGGGGAAGAAGGCGCGGGACGTTTTCTTGTGCGCGGCAAGCCGCAGGGCTGA